In Alteribacter lacisalsi, a genomic segment contains:
- the treP gene encoding PTS system trehalose-specific EIIBC component produces the protein MAQYEKQVKEILEAIGGEENIEKATHCVTRLRMALKDESKVDSEKLESIDIVKGSFSTNGQFQIIIGQGTVDKVYKELVAMTGIGESTKDDVKESSAKNQNWLQRGVKMLADIFIPILPAIVTAGLLLGINNILTGEDIFFDGSSVVAEYPQWAGLAEMINIIASAAFVFLPALIGWSAVKRFGGSELLGIVLGLFLVHPDLLNAWAYAEAQEAGEVPTWNLFGLQIEAIGYQGQVLPVLVSAWVLAKIDIYLRKRIPDSIQMLVVAPVALLVTGFLAFIIIGPITFAIANAITGGFVWMFSTLPAIGGLVYGAVYAPLVITGMHHAFLAVDLQLVGTGNGTFLWPILVMSNIAQGSAALAIYFASRNENLRGLSATSSVSAYLGVTEPALFGVNLRFKFPFICAIIGASTAGMFITINGVLANSIGVGGLPGIFSIIPGYWTSFAIGMAIAIIIPFALTYLYAKLASDEFKK, from the coding sequence ATGGCTCAGTATGAAAAGCAGGTCAAAGAAATATTGGAAGCCATCGGCGGCGAGGAAAACATTGAAAAAGCCACCCACTGCGTCACTCGCCTTAGAATGGCACTGAAAGACGAATCGAAAGTGGATTCGGAGAAACTCGAAAGCATCGACATCGTTAAAGGATCTTTTTCCACTAACGGCCAGTTTCAGATTATTATCGGCCAGGGAACGGTGGATAAGGTCTACAAGGAACTGGTCGCAATGACCGGGATTGGCGAATCCACCAAGGATGACGTAAAAGAATCGTCAGCCAAGAACCAGAATTGGCTGCAGCGGGGCGTAAAAATGCTCGCCGACATCTTTATTCCAATCCTTCCGGCCATCGTAACTGCCGGTCTTCTTCTCGGAATCAATAACATTCTGACAGGAGAGGATATCTTTTTTGACGGCTCTTCCGTGGTAGCTGAATACCCTCAGTGGGCCGGCCTGGCTGAAATGATCAATATTATTGCAAGTGCCGCCTTCGTCTTTCTCCCCGCCCTGATCGGCTGGTCCGCCGTTAAACGGTTCGGCGGAAGTGAACTGCTTGGTATTGTTCTCGGTCTGTTTCTCGTCCACCCCGACCTGCTCAATGCCTGGGCATATGCGGAAGCACAGGAAGCAGGAGAAGTACCAACCTGGAACCTGTTCGGGTTGCAGATTGAAGCAATTGGCTATCAGGGGCAGGTATTACCCGTTCTTGTATCTGCCTGGGTGCTTGCCAAGATTGACATATACTTAAGAAAACGAATTCCTGATTCAATTCAGATGCTTGTTGTTGCACCAGTCGCTCTGCTCGTGACCGGTTTTCTTGCCTTTATCATTATCGGACCGATTACATTCGCTATTGCCAACGCCATTACAGGCGGATTTGTATGGATGTTCTCCACACTTCCGGCGATTGGCGGACTCGTTTACGGTGCTGTTTATGCCCCTCTTGTTATTACAGGTATGCACCATGCGTTTCTCGCCGTGGACCTTCAGCTCGTAGGTACCGGAAACGGTACATTCCTGTGGCCGATCCTGGTTATGTCCAACATCGCACAGGGCTCTGCCGCACTTGCCATTTATTTTGCAAGCCGAAACGAAAACCTGCGAGGCCTGTCAGCTACGTCTTCTGTTTCAGCTTACCTTGGGGTGACGGAACCAGCCCTGTTCGGGGTCAACCTGCGCTTTAAGTTTCCGTTTATCTGTGCGATTATCGGTGCTTCTACTGCTGGTATGTTTATTACCATTAACGGTGTACTTGCAAATTCAATCGGGGTAGGCGGACTGCCTGGTATCTTCTCGATCATTCCCGGCTATTGGACTTCCTTTGCAATCGGTATGGCTATAGCCA